A single genomic interval of Mangifera indica cultivar Alphonso chromosome 5, CATAS_Mindica_2.1, whole genome shotgun sequence harbors:
- the LOC123217011 gene encoding granule-bound starch synthase 1, chloroplastic/amyloplastic-like, whose amino-acid sequence MASVAASSFASRSTSPFHHGHEVASGSDAKALQIKIGLMKINMTHNGLRCLKKEDRLYIKTMAQVNRKQAERKKFRTEKVRTKEVIVCRSGMNLVFVGTEVAPWSKTGGLGDVLGGLPPAMAAFGHRVITIAPRYDQYKDAWDTDVVIEVKVGDRFEKVRFFHCYKRGVDRVFVDHPFFLEKVWGKTESKIYGPVTGVDYQDNQLRFSLLCQAALEAPRVLNLNCSKYFSGPYGEDVVFIANDWHTALLPCYLKSMYKDKGIYKSAKVAYCIHNIAYQGRFAFADFAFLNLPNEFKGSFDFIDGYDKPVKGRKINWMKAGILESDKVLTVSPHYAKELVSGIDKGVELDNILRKTGVIGIVNGMDVQEWNPLTDKFIGIKYDASTVMDAKPVLKEALQAEVGLPVDRNIPVIGFIGRLEEQKGSDILVEAIPQFIGENVQIIVLGTGKKAMEKQLEQLEILYPDKARGVAKFNVPLAHMITAGADFILVPSRFEPCGLIQLHAMRYGTVPIVASTGGLVDTVKEGFTGFQMGNFSVECDAVDPADVSAVATGVKRALATYGTEALTEMITNCMAQDLSWKGPAKKWEQVLLSLGVDGSAPGIDGEEIAPLAKENVATP is encoded by the exons ATGGCAAGTGTGGCTGCTTCAAGCTTTGCATCAAGAAGTACTTCACCTTTCCACCATGGGCATGAAGTAGCCTCCGGATCAGATGCTAAAGCATTACAGATTAAAATTggattaatgaaaataaatatgaccCACAATGGGCTAAGATGTTTAAAGAAAGAGGATCGGTTGTATATCAAGACCATGGCACAAGTAAACAGAAAGCAAGCGGAGAGGAAAAAGTTTAGAACAGAGAAGGTAAGAACCAAGGAAGTCATTGTTTGTAGAAGTGGCATGAATCTAGTGTTTGTGGGTACAGAGGTTGCTCCATGGAGCAAAACTGGTGGTCTTGGAGATGTTCTAGGAGGTCTTCCACCAGCTATGGCC GCTTTTGGGCACCGTGTCATAACCATTGCTCCCCGTTATGACCAGTACAAAGATGCTTGGGATACAGACGTTGTAATTGAG GTTAAAGTTGGAGATAGATTTGAAAAAGTTCGCTTCTTTCATTGCTACAAACGAGGAGTTGATCGGGTGTTTGTGGATCACCCTTTTTTCCTTGAGAAG GTGTGGGGGAAAACCGAGTCCAAAATCTACGGGCCTGTAACTGGAGTGGACTACCAAGACAACCAACTTCGATTCAGTCTGTTATGCCAG GCAGCTCTAGAAGCACCAAGGGTTCTGAATCTTAACTGTAGTAAATATTTCTCTGGACCATATG GAGAAGATGTTGTATTCATTGCCAACGATTGGCATACTGCCCTTCTTCCATGTTACCTCAAATCTATGTACAAAGACAAGGGAATTTACAAAAGTGCCAAA GTTGCTTATTGCATCCACAATATTGCTTACCAAGGAAGATTTGCATTTGCCGATTTCGCATTTCTCAATCTCCCAAATGAATTTAAAGGCTCTTTTGATTTTATAGATGG GTATGATAAACCTGTGAAGGGTAGGAAAATCAACTGGATGAAAGCTGGAATATTAGAATCAGACAAGGTCTTAACTGTTAGCCCACACTATGCCAAAGAACTTGTTTCTGGCATAGACAAAGGAGTGGAATTGGATAACATACTTCGTAAAACTGGTGTTATTGGAATTGTGAATGGGATGGATGTCCAGGAGTGGAACCCTTTAACTGACAAATTTATAGGCATCAAATATGATGCTTCAACT GTGATGGATGCAAAACCTGTTTTGAAGGAAGCACTCCAAGCAGAAGTTGGGTTACCAGTTGATAGGAATATCCCTGTCATTGGATTCATTGGTAGACTTGAAGAGCAGAAAGGCTCGGACATTCTTGTAGAAGCCATTCCCCAATTTATCGGAGAAAATGTTCAGATAATAGTCCTT GGTACTGGTAAAAAGGCAATGGAGAAGCAACTTGAACAACTAGAGATACTGTACCCAGACAAGGCTAGAGGAGTGGCAAAATTCAATGTTCCTCTGGCCCATATGATAACGGCCGGAGCCGATTTTATCTTGGTTCCAAGCAGATTTGAACCTTGTGGTCTCATACAATTACATGCTATGCGTTATGGAACT GTACCGATTGTGGCCTCCACTGGTGGACTAGTTGACACTGTGAAAGAAGGTTTTACAGGATTCCAGATGGGAAACTTCAGTGTTGAA TGTGACGCTGTGGATCCAGCGGATGTGAGTGCAGTGGCTACAGGCGTCAAAAGAGCCCTAGCAACATATGGTACTGAAGCTTTGACTGAAATGATAACAAATTGCATGGCCCAAGATCTTTCATGGAAA GGACCCGCTAAGAAGTGGGAACAGGTGCTGCTAAGTTTGGGAGTTGATGGCAGTGCACCTGGCATTGATGGTGAGGAGATTGCTCCACTCGCCAAGGAAAATGTTGCTACGCCATAA
- the LOC123217012 gene encoding 60S acidic ribosomal protein P1-like — protein sequence MSIPELACTYACLILYDDGIAISAEKISQLVKAANVTVDSYWPGLFAKLAEKRNIEDLIMNVGSGGGAAVAVAAPGGSAAGADAAPPPEEKKEEPKEESDEDMGFSLFD from the exons ATGTCGATTCCGGAGCTTGCTTGCACTTACGCTTGTCTGATCCTCTATGATGATGGCATAGCCATTAGT GCAGAGAAGATTTCACAATTGGTGAAGGCAGCCAATGTTACTGTTGATTCTTACTGGCCTGGCTTGTTTGCAAAGCTAGCTGAAAAGAGAAATATTGAAGACCTTATTATGAATGTGGGGTCTGGTGGCGGTGCAGCAGTTGCTGTCGCCGCGCCTGGAGGAAGTGCTGCCGGGGCTGATGCTGCTCCTCCACCTGAGGAGAAGAAG GAAGAGCCTAAGGAAGAGAGTGACGAAGATATGGGATTCAGCTTGTTCGATTAG
- the LOC123216036 gene encoding probable RNA-binding protein ARP1: MVGGNNTGEYNDTTFTKIFVGGLAWETQRDTMRRYFEQFGEILEAVVITDKNTGRSKGYGFVTFKDPEAAMRACQNPSPVIDGRRANCNLASLGAHKTHPPTPQHGSGPSRPTSGLAAAASYRGFSSAYIHQPTNQYTFPYSAYGFAGYSQDTMYPLNHYNLYGGQQFSPYFTAGASGTPGMFQNMYPFYAQYAQSSQAQGFGVQYPQMLQYPYLPQHYGTTGILSLLLLCR; this comes from the exons ATGGTGGGTGGTAACAATACCGGAGAATACAATGACACTACTTTTACAAAAATCTTTGTTGGAGGTTTGGCTTGGGAGACTCAAAGAGATACCATGAGACGTTATTTTGAGCAGTTCGGAGAGATACTTGAGGCTGTTGTTATCACAGACAAGAACACCGGGAGATCCAAGGGTTATGGCTTT GTCACATTTAAGGATCCAGAGGCTGCCATGAGAGCATGTCAAAACCCATCACCGGTCATTGATGGAAGGAGGGCAAACTGCAATCTTGCTTCCCTCGGTGCACACAAGACTCACCCACCAACTCCTCAACATG GTTCTGGGCCATCTAGACCAACATCTGGATTGGCAGCTGCGGCTTCTTACCGAGGCTTCTCCTCAGCATACATCCATCAACCTACCAATCAGTACACCTTTCCTTATTCAGCTTATGG GTTTGCTGGATATTCACAAGACACCATGTACCCTTTG AACCACTACAATCTTTATGGCGGTCAACAATTCTCACCTTACTTTACAGCTGGGGCATCAGGAACTCCAGGAATGTTCCAAAATATGTATCCGTTTTATGCTCAATATGCACAGAGTAGTCAAGCTCAAGGGTTTGGAGTTCAATATCCCCAAATGTTGCAGTACCCATATTTGCCTCAGCATTATGGTACAACTGGAATCCTGTCACTCCTTCTTCTATGCCGCTGA